Genomic window (Ostrea edulis chromosome 9, xbOstEdul1.1, whole genome shotgun sequence):
agttgggaccttgtgtacaccgaatacaattgaccacaacaattagggtggtgtatcatcgaggggccggtttacacaggataattaaagttaattgatagcagttgggactgtgtgagccggccgatatacagaatacgcagtatccggagtacagggaattattaataaaggatttgttaaagaaatgttataGACTATATTTTatggccggaattgacagagcgccggagtactcagaggccggtttagacaaattatactgtatattatAATTGTAAGTAAACTGAGGCAATACATGTGTTATGTCTTTAACTAGTAACCGTAGCCAAATTCAGAGAATTCAAACAGCATTATAACTCTAAACTTAGATGATTTGAAAATGTTGCATTGTAATTCATctagtctaagggagataactgtaatATCTGCTTTCATGCTCTCTACAGTCTGAACTTATGAGAAAATTGAATACTTCTCTTGAATCTTCTTTGGAAAATTCCCATGGATTACTACATCTCAGCAAGATCacagttatatttattaaagcatTCAGCCTCTACCAGCACTCCAGCAGGTAATGATGGGCTGAGGAAAAGTCATATATCCAGCATCAACCACTGTCTCTACAAATATCCAGCAATATGTTATGAATTAAACTTCAGAATGTAAATGAGGCTGATATGAGTCACAAATATTGCCAGCTAGTGAACGTCAAGACCATCAGGAAAAATGAGTCTCCACGTGCCACCCTTGTTTAGAGCAATAGGTAACCACTGACCTGGACAGTGCTGCTGGTCAAGCGGCAGATTCCATCTACCAGGGCGGGCTTctggaaaaaaacccattgaCACCTGTCACTAGTCCAAGAGGATAAAAATGagttcaacaagaggcccagggccacatcgctcacctgagtcaccttggatcacatttaaagattttccctatatatttgtatgcaaaacttgtgaccccatcctacccctgcggctatgatttgatcaaactgaaatctgaaatatgtcagaaagctttcaggtaaatatcagcttttttggctcagtggtccttaagatttttaaagatttttctatatattggcatttaaaaatttgatcccctattgtagccccatccaacctccgGGGGCCTTGATTTTaactaacttgaatctgtattatatcaggaagctttgaagtacatctcagcttttctggctcagtggttcttgagaggaagattttgaaagatttatcttatatatttgtatgtaaaactttgaccccctattgtggccccatccaaccaccggggggccatgctttgaacaaacttgaatctgcattatgtcaggaagctttcatgtcaatctcagcttttctggaccagtggttcttgagaagaaaatttttaaatgaccccaccctatttttgcgattgttttccctttgaaagggacatggcccctcatttgaacaaacttgaaagcccttcacctaaggatgctttgtggcaagtttggttgaaattggcctaggccacaattaaaagaatgtttgtttcccctccccCGGGTCTAGTTTTTGAAACTGACCAGGCAGGcaggtgatattttttttttttaaattcatataattttatatgtattgtcGGAAAAAAAGCAGATCTGTCAAACAGGGCACTGATTGTCTTCAATGCTTAACATCTGGAGAAGAGAACATTTATACTACTATGTTGAGGATTGGTTGAGCTTCAATGTTTTATGTATTAAAATCCTGGAATGGCTTGCTGGCGTTGAATCTGTATGCTAATATGAATGCTCTGGATGTgtaatttctgttttctttactccgacatttctttaaaaaacattatttaaagaaataaatgaaaataaacaaaaaacatttattCTTGTCATATTTCCACTTAAGTACCACACAGCATTGGTCAATGGCATGATCACTTGGTCACTAATGGCTTTGTCCGTCATTACAACTGGAAACTTGTCTTCAAATTCCACAAACATGTTCACTATCCCGTTGTACAGTTTTTGTTTAGCTGcaataaaatttacattctgACACActgagtatacatgtacttcaaattaaatgcaaatattaTCAATTGTGAGTTATCAATGAATACATGTGTCGCCTGCATGGCCTtataaatgttgaaaaaaattaaagtaaaaaaaatcaaagtaagTAAACAGCAGGAAGTTGAAGTGTGACAGATCTGAATTCGCATCCCACGAAATTGGACTTTACATACTGAATCTGTATACCAAATTTCAGCCACTAGTTTCTGAGAACAGAGTTACCAAAAAGTGTGGCTGACAATAACAACCCAACTGGAAATGATAAAAGGGTcagatccctatatgtcgcaaCACACTGGGTATACACTGAGGGGACACAATAAGTGAATGCTAAAATAGTCAAGGATGTAAACATATCGATCACTATCACACACCTGATACCCAGAATTTGACACGCCAGGGTATTTAAAAATTGAAGCCACAAATGAGGGGGTGGACAAGGGGGCGGGAACCCGGGAGTAAGGGGGCGGGAACAGGAAGTTAGGGGGAGGGAACTGGGAGCTAACGGGGGCGGGAACCGGGATTAGCGTAAGGCGGGAGTAAAATCAAAATTGGTGacaagccaaaaaaaaaacgtCAAAGGGAGTAGATGGGTCGGGAACTAGGAGTCCATGGGTAGGGAACCGGGAGTCAATGGGGCGTTAACTGGGAGTCGAGGGGGTGGGAACCGGGAATTGGAGACACCCCTGTCCACCCCCTCACAAATGTATAGCTGCGACCctttaaaatgtgaaaaaatgacaaagtccaatgttgaaaaaaatttGGGCAGCACTTCCCCTAGGAATTTACCGTTTTTACACCCCCTACCATAAATTTCCCCAGACcaaaagtttgggaacattgaagaaagaaatgaaatggtgTGGGACAGACTCATTTATAACTTTAAGACATGAGCCATACACCATCTCAAACCTACTTGATAGAAATATAATAATGCATATAAATTACCTGTAAATCTGGGAGAGGTTTCATCAATCTTTTGAGGGAGCTTTGTCAGTGTGCTGGACTTTCTCATCAAAACATCGAAAGCTGTAGGACATGTAGGAGGATTTTGACCTTTTGGTACATTGTTATTTGGTTCTAAGTCTCTTATCACGTCAAATtgtacatatttcaattttttatcaaAGTTGTGAACCACTTGTATCTGTTCTTCAAAATCTGGCTCAAAAGTTACACCGTTGGCAAGTTTGTCCGACACGGTGACAGTTACTTCGTCCAACTTGTCTATGTTATGGTCGCCGTCCGCTGTCAAATCATTCAAAACCTCATTCCATGTACAGTGTTTGGAGAAACTGTAGAGTCTGTTGACTATTATGGGCACAACTTTagatgtgtgtttgtattttatCTTTACAGTAGACGACAACGCTATTCTGTAACCCATTTTTTCAAGTATCGATAAATCCCGGTAACTTCCGAAAAAAGCAGAAGTAACGTCTAGAACCGACACGGAGCGGACACGATTTTTTtacggaaataaaaaaaaaaacatcgcaattttttggcaaaaaaacTTTTGACCCGGGCCCTTTTTTTTGACCCGGTCggggcgaggggaaacaaacatatttttatttttggccctagcggttcttgagaagaagtcgaaaatgtgaaaagtttacgacgacgacagacaacgaacaaaatttgatcagaaaagcttacttgagcctttggctcaggtgagctgaaaagCATCAAGTCTAGGTCCccatttttgccaaaaaatacatgcaacataaaacaaaacctgtatatacatgtataacaataataTCTGTATTTTAATTACTTATAAAGAGTCAGACTTCTGAATCATGTTTGTGATTCTACTTACCATCAACTGTTCGAAGGCCGATTCTGAATACCCGTAATTTCAGTTGGATTGTAGGAATGCGGTAAATTGAGTACTGCTGCCTGCCGACTGACCAGACTTCAGTCACCACCTATAGGGGAAAAAAACTCACATGATTAATgaacatatttgatatatattttcaatagtaTGTTCCTATTGCGATTAAAGAGCttgaaatattagaataatgAACTGCGTTTCATCTACTACCTCTAGATATGCATATGCCCTACCATGGAACAAGATCCCGATGAATGTAAAAacataacaatataaacaagaggcccagtggccacatcgctcacctgagccacattggctctgctgttgttcagggtcaacaccaaagtataacaaggtcttgtcataaacatgataaagaattcatattcaaaacagtgctccaagtcacatCTACTATCAGGTCACAAAATGGCCACCTAGAAAaatttctggtcgccattttcatatatctagtcgccatgttcaaaatttctacttgccatggtaaaagattttgtaaataagatctacaagttttttttttaatttgaatatctttcaagaaaaaaatcaacacccatgtatgcgatttgtttgttttatttttaaactgaatagaaatgtgctgtgaaacatgctggatgctaacaagtcaagtatttactctggcaaaagttgtattgcattgggccatcctgtatattttacagtacgcttctggGGAAGAAAACCTAGCGTTCCAAACAAGGATTTACTTTAAAGTCCtcaactagaaaactgacacggtcagcaagggccccgccgagggttattagaggaaagtgacatctgtatttgatatagcaatgtttggggctggtatatatgttagaattaataatatataaagatacactggaatgccaatttgtgaaaaaggaatcatgaagcatatttttGAGAGACTAAcgcaatttaaattacttctgtttgacacactcatgacatccactcaaacacaacagagtgcaacaaaatcccattgtaataggggactcaaaatggataactggtacaaaatatggtacatactattcgaaaaggattatgaatttgacatattgatgtcttggaaaaggaaattctgacatcgtggctctaagcgttttcaaacacattgtcatttgataaaagtgttctacatttttaaaaacagagattaatatgtctttacatacataggtgagaaagtttccattattcctggccgagacataccatgtatgcgcaaaaaatgcataagcaaatatcaaaatactcacatagaaaatgtggacgaagcgcagcgaaacacgccatttcgagattttcaccgacgaaagctcggtaacagtaatgaataaggtacactcattttgtatctattttgtgactttctttatcaaaaggaacagttctctaatgtgtaacgtgcaattgctacataattcaataacttgaagcatgaagcagtttcactttgcaaccgaatataagaaattttatttcgtattccgatcccgatcgaaagttgttgactgggaatgacgtgttttaattcaatatacatgtaacatcaagcattttttatattacataaaaaaaaaaaacaaataaatacacatacacaaaatttgaaaactgtttgagttatcatgtcacaaagaaagtgttgacggacagacggacggacggtcgaacggacggacaatgtgattactatagggcttcccgcatttcatgcggggccctaataagtgggccttcactgcttatgcgaataagagcttctacttttgttggatattttactgaacaatcagtaccagcatcaataagaacactacatcccgagtttgTAATTGTCTGTGAAAATTAGCTGCAACAGTTGCCtcgctcgacttactgctaataatgcagtcaagGACAAAGAcgtgtctcttactgttaccgtgaatagtcacacttccacatctgaaagatgtacaccaggtcgtggtgaaatcggacaatgggtgtccagaaatggtggacgttgctggctgattggcctcacaaattctgcaaaatatTTTGCAATCTCTATATCAACCATGAAAATGCCTTATCAAGACTgaggttcttcctttacttttgcatttttctttagacacagagtgattaagaaaaataataaaaacgcAAAAAAATTGATGGAATTCGGCCGGATCAAAaacattatttcttaaatcttttttttttcacgtcTAAAAATAAGAACTACTTATAAATCTATTCCCTTGGCTCGTCCAGTAATGCAAACCATGAtgacacaccccccccccccctgataaCCAGCCATGCCACTTCATgactgaaaaatcattaattataattctagttttgtgaataaatttcAATGCATCCTTACAAAAACAGTGGAGAGGGTCTCaaatatgttgcaatttattcaatattatttaagagtgctgaaatatttcatcattgtgttacaactaggattatgtacaatattataaattttgttcaaattttctcTTCTAAAGCATGCCATTGCTACAAGGAGATtattatatgaatttcatttttaaaaatcaaataggTGTGTATTAGTGACTTGGAAAGATAGAAAGTAAAAATAAGGAAAGTAGCCTCTATTTTTCAGggcatacagttcagaacaagtcGCGGGTCAAAGGTTAAGTAAGTCACCGTGAAGGtggcagaaataaaatgtataggtataaaaatatttcaatcccATTCACGTATAATTTTAAGTTTTATGCTTTAATGACTTGATATAAAAGTTTAAACCATGGGAGAAAACTAGAATGGGCTGTTTTCTGCTGCCTGATTTCAGTCATAtactgagtatttggcaaatatatattgtttaaattaaacctAACGAAaacatgaacattacaaaatatgtacatacctacgtagctgcgctcgctcaaacggtagcaccgtcaacatattgaTTATCGCACTTGAACATGTTGAAACAACAGATGCATTGCTCGACTGCCCCTGATACAATTCTACAAACATACAGTTTACCAGAGGACGGATCATCTAGGGACGAATCAACTGTAGGACGGATAAACCTGACACCGGATGGTCTGACATGGATGcaattcgaggagttccgattgacaTGGATGGCATTCAACCGTCCGAATTTACTCTTACTTTACTCTGACATGAGGCTGTGAATATTTTGGCtttaatgattaatttgttttaaagttttcttttttctatttaagTAACAAAAACGCTGACCGGTAAATATTTGTTCAAAACAGTCAATTTCATCTATTCactgcatacaatattttccgttccattttccgttccgcgttttagcaacacccatgaaatttgaaaaaccCGTCTGTCctgaatatttctttcatgcAACTCAGGCAAAACCAAATAACCAGAGGAATCTAAATAAATGGTACCTACGTGTAATAGTACTGTACCCGACAGTCATTTTCGCTAAGTATCCGCAAATATAAGCA
Coding sequences:
- the LOC130049957 gene encoding uncharacterized protein LOC130049957, which gives rise to MGYRIALSSTVKIKYKHTSKVVPIIVNRLYSFSKHCTWNEVLNDLTADGDHNIDKLDEVTVTVSDKLANGVTFEPDFEEQIQVVHNFDKKLKYVQFDVIRDLEPNNNVPKGQNPPTCPTAFDVLMRKSSTLTKLPQKIDETSPRFTAKQKLYNGIVNMFVEFEDKFPVVMTDKAISDQVIMPLTNAVWYLSGNMTRINVFCLFSFISLNNVF